One stretch of Priestia megaterium DNA includes these proteins:
- a CDS encoding LacI family DNA-binding transcriptional regulator: protein MSVSIKDVALKAGVSTASVSRVLTNKPGVGAKTAERIRKVMEELDYRPNLGARGLVKQNTGNIAVVVPRGSFILNNPFFSTVLEGIAKGIDQTDYNMMMSFTSSQQKRLLETQAVDGVILFAPRNEELSLEWLESIRLPIVVVGSYLEGSPFPCVRPDDEDGIKQAVDALYQLGHRNIGIVNGPMSSMHSVRCLNGYKEKMDELGLPFSSENVFEIDEFDALKATTEVATFLKKHSNITGVVCSSDYLAIGVIKAANMLGLSVPKDLSVVGADDVPISDFITPALSTVHVDLLGIGQRATSILMNMLEGKQIRKKDVVFKMEYINRSTTDSPKYN from the coding sequence ATGAGTGTAAGTATTAAGGACGTGGCACTTAAAGCTGGTGTTTCAACAGCTTCTGTCTCACGAGTATTAACAAATAAACCTGGTGTTGGCGCGAAAACCGCAGAACGAATTCGTAAAGTAATGGAAGAATTAGATTATCGCCCTAATTTAGGAGCTAGAGGACTTGTTAAACAAAACACAGGAAATATTGCGGTTGTGGTTCCGCGGGGATCATTTATTCTGAACAATCCATTTTTTTCAACCGTTTTAGAAGGAATAGCGAAAGGGATCGACCAAACAGACTATAATATGATGATGTCATTTACCTCTTCTCAACAGAAGCGGTTGCTTGAAACTCAGGCTGTAGATGGTGTTATTCTTTTTGCACCTAGAAATGAAGAGCTAAGTCTAGAATGGTTAGAAAGTATCCGGTTACCGATTGTCGTAGTAGGGAGCTATTTAGAAGGATCTCCTTTTCCATGCGTACGACCGGATGATGAAGATGGTATCAAACAAGCAGTGGATGCTCTTTATCAGCTAGGACACCGGAATATCGGAATCGTAAATGGACCGATGAGTTCCATGCATAGTGTCAGGTGTTTAAATGGATATAAAGAGAAAATGGATGAACTAGGTTTACCTTTTTCTTCTGAAAACGTATTTGAGATTGATGAATTTGACGCTCTAAAAGCAACAACAGAAGTAGCGACATTTTTAAAGAAACATAGCAACATTACAGGGGTCGTTTGCTCATCTGATTATTTAGCCATCGGTGTTATTAAGGCAGCCAATATGCTTGGACTATCTGTACCCAAAGATCTATCTGTGGTTGGGGCAGATGATGTTCCAATTTCAGATTTTATCACGCCTGCTTTATCTACAGTTCATGTCGATTTATTAGGTATTGGTCAAAGAGCAACCTCGATACTGATGAATATGCTCGAAGGAAAACAGATTCGAAAAAAAGATGTCGTATTTAAGATGGAATATATCAACAGGTCCACAA
- a CDS encoding dihydrodipicolinate synthase family protein — MKNKVKWSGVFPAVLIPFKDDYSIDEEGFRSLVRWVASHEGVNGIVVNGHTGEIMTLLPEERAEAVRIAADELKGRIPVISGVSAEGTIEAIQHAQAVEKAGGSGILLMPPHSWLRFGMQEESPVQFFKDVAEAINISIVVHQYPTWTKTSYTTSQLLEMAAIPNVVSIKVGQRDIAQYEVDIRALKKNAPDVSLLTCHDEYLLPTLVQGIDGALVGFGCFVPDLIAELVKCVKDQDLTAANAVYDRIFELKQAVYKMDEPSSTSHLRMKEAMYQRGLISSSLARRPVLPLKEEEVEEIRQGLLKVGLLKDEVKA, encoded by the coding sequence ATGAAAAACAAAGTAAAATGGAGTGGCGTATTTCCAGCAGTTCTTATCCCATTTAAGGACGACTATTCAATCGATGAAGAAGGTTTTCGCTCTTTAGTTCGCTGGGTTGCAAGTCATGAAGGGGTTAATGGAATTGTAGTAAATGGACATACAGGAGAAATTATGACTTTACTACCTGAAGAACGTGCAGAGGCTGTAAGAATTGCAGCTGACGAATTAAAAGGTCGTATTCCTGTTATCTCTGGTGTATCGGCAGAAGGAACAATCGAGGCCATCCAACATGCGCAAGCTGTAGAAAAAGCAGGAGGAAGTGGAATCCTACTTATGCCCCCACATTCTTGGTTGCGTTTTGGGATGCAAGAAGAATCACCTGTTCAGTTTTTTAAAGATGTGGCAGAAGCTATTAACATCTCAATCGTTGTTCACCAATATCCAACTTGGACAAAAACTTCGTATACAACCAGTCAATTATTAGAAATGGCTGCTATTCCAAACGTTGTGTCTATTAAAGTCGGCCAACGAGATATTGCACAATATGAAGTAGATATTCGAGCATTAAAAAAGAATGCGCCTGATGTTTCACTGTTAACGTGCCATGATGAATACTTGTTACCTACTTTAGTTCAAGGAATTGACGGTGCATTAGTTGGCTTTGGTTGTTTTGTGCCAGATTTAATTGCAGAACTAGTGAAATGTGTGAAAGATCAAGACTTAACGGCTGCGAATGCTGTGTATGACCGTATTTTTGAATTAAAGCAGGCTGTATATAAAATGGATGAGCCTTCTTCTACCTCTCACTTACGTATGAAAGAAGCAATGTATCAACGTGGATTAATTAGTAGTTCATTAGCGAGACGTCCAGTATTACCTTTAAAAGAAGAGGAAGTAGAAGAAATTCGTCAAGGCTTACTAAAAGTCGGATTATTAAAAGATGAAGTGAAAGCGTAA
- a CDS encoding Gfo/Idh/MocA family protein, with protein sequence MTDQLIKVGIIGGSLNNQWASKTHIPVLKENPFYQITAIGTSKAETAKESARVLHASHSFTDYKKLAQSRDVDLVVVSVKVPFHYKASIAAIEKNKHIYCEWPLGIDTMQAVKLARLAGQANIHHAIGLQARQSPEVNYIKEAIKQGEIGRIISCTMQVATQGKGGVTDEANSYILKKENGANLLTINGGHSLDVLCYILGDFRELSAVMNTHYTEALIQGTGVTISKDTADQILIQGTLIDDISASVHIQGGVYPAFQLEIRGEKGVFRLTQNHSSGHVQFGDLKVEKVKYPTYLLSAKGVYFEEINVSSVKDNNPKGYVEKAYNMLAKDIFENRGQIPNFHDAVKLHQLLDAVRTSAETGEKVVLDR encoded by the coding sequence ATGACGGATCAATTAATAAAAGTAGGAATTATAGGAGGATCTTTGAATAATCAATGGGCGAGTAAAACACATATTCCAGTACTTAAAGAAAACCCTTTTTATCAAATAACCGCGATTGGAACATCAAAAGCAGAAACCGCAAAGGAAAGTGCGAGGGTACTTCATGCTTCCCATAGTTTCACAGATTATAAGAAATTAGCCCAATCTAGAGATGTTGATTTAGTAGTAGTTAGTGTAAAAGTTCCATTCCATTACAAAGCTTCAATTGCAGCCATAGAGAAAAATAAACATATTTATTGCGAGTGGCCGTTAGGCATAGATACTATGCAGGCTGTTAAACTAGCAAGGTTAGCGGGTCAGGCGAACATTCACCATGCTATTGGATTACAAGCAAGACAATCTCCCGAAGTGAATTATATAAAGGAGGCTATTAAACAAGGAGAAATTGGGAGAATCATTTCCTGCACCATGCAGGTAGCCACACAAGGGAAAGGGGGAGTAACAGATGAAGCAAACAGTTATATTTTGAAAAAAGAAAACGGAGCGAACCTTCTTACCATTAACGGTGGGCACTCGCTTGATGTTCTTTGCTACATCTTAGGTGATTTTAGAGAGTTATCGGCTGTAATGAATACGCATTATACAGAAGCTCTCATACAAGGAACAGGAGTTACGATATCAAAAGATACAGCGGACCAAATCTTAATACAGGGGACACTCATCGATGACATTTCGGCTTCTGTCCATATTCAAGGCGGAGTTTATCCAGCTTTTCAATTAGAGATTAGAGGGGAAAAGGGGGTTTTTCGTTTAACACAAAATCATTCCTCAGGACACGTGCAATTTGGTGATCTCAAAGTCGAAAAAGTTAAATATCCTACTTATTTATTAAGTGCTAAAGGTGTTTATTTTGAAGAAATAAACGTATCTTCAGTAAAAGATAATAATCCAAAAGGCTATGTTGAAAAGGCTTATAATATGTTGGCAAAAGATATATTCGAAAATAGAGGTCAAATTCCCAACTTCCATGATGCCGTTAAGCTTCATCAGCTATTGGATGCGGTTCGGACATCTGCAGAGACTGGTGAAAAAGTAGTACTTGATAGGTAA
- a CDS encoding LysR family transcriptional regulator has product MDIENMKAFVSVAELRSISAAAMKLNHLQSNMTAKIKKIEIYYNQELFIRNSKGVKLTKQGEKLYHQFKKILHLWEETENKMKKQDEKLRIGTMISVGGTEFSSALNKLYNTYPDLAVTLKTGSTEYIENQVLLGQIDVAYTIGSLNNKKIRYKEVGVEEMVVIGRGIDQHTTFDDYVRQKNILVLSDKCLYMTILHNIYVSLNIEQGDIIEVGDPETLVQFALMGMGISLVSKRIANRYNINNYLEVPSPYRYTDFYLISRLNYEFTPIEKQFIELNNFSDTFKGMEV; this is encoded by the coding sequence ATGGATATTGAAAACATGAAAGCTTTCGTTTCAGTGGCGGAATTAAGAAGTATATCTGCTGCTGCGATGAAATTGAATCATCTGCAATCTAATATGACCGCAAAAATAAAGAAAATTGAAATATATTATAACCAAGAACTGTTTATCAGAAATTCAAAAGGAGTTAAATTAACAAAACAAGGAGAAAAATTGTACCATCAATTTAAAAAAATATTGCATCTTTGGGAAGAAACTGAAAATAAAATGAAAAAACAAGACGAAAAACTCCGTATTGGCACCATGATATCAGTTGGGGGAACTGAATTCTCAAGCGCTTTAAACAAACTTTATAACACATATCCCGATTTAGCAGTAACGTTAAAAACCGGTTCAACCGAATATATTGAAAATCAAGTTCTACTTGGACAAATTGATGTAGCTTATACAATTGGATCATTAAACAACAAAAAGATAAGGTATAAAGAAGTAGGAGTAGAAGAAATGGTTGTAATTGGTCGAGGGATTGATCAACACACAACATTTGATGATTATGTAAGACAAAAAAATATACTTGTACTATCTGATAAGTGCTTGTACATGACAATACTACATAATATTTATGTGAGCTTAAATATTGAACAAGGTGACATTATTGAAGTGGGTGATCCAGAAACATTAGTACAATTTGCATTAATGGGTATGGGTATTTCCTTAGTATCTAAGCGTATCGCAAATCGTTATAACATCAACAATTATTTAGAAGTTCCATCACCCTATAGATACACTGACTTTTATCTCATCTCTCGCCTCAATTATGAATTTACCCCTATAGAAAAACAGTTTATTGAGTTAAATAACTTTAGCGACACTTTTAAAGGAATGGAAGTTTAA
- a CDS encoding prephenate dehydrogenase/arogenate dehydrogenase family protein, translating into MKLGFIGFGEAAFELSVGLKGEGLETIFAHDVMIDHPTYGPQIKERAAQAQVELLYRPEEVLKQVDIVMVAVPADKALEVSEMLKPFIKKECIYVDVSASTPIVKQKINTNIQEKNAFFVDAAMLGPLPVYKHKVPISASGNGVDRLISLMTPYSMDITKVSEKPGDASAVKLIRSIYMKGVVALYLELLEASHEFNVEQLVLDSISETLDSKSFRETMNRLVTGTSIHALRRSIELDGSIQMLEASNLNSVMSKAAKSKLETLASFNLKEKFKGQKPDHWLDVIKACKEDAAVNN; encoded by the coding sequence GTGAAATTAGGTTTTATTGGATTTGGAGAGGCGGCTTTTGAGTTGTCAGTTGGCTTAAAAGGCGAAGGTTTAGAAACCATTTTTGCTCATGATGTTATGATAGACCATCCTACATATGGTCCACAAATTAAAGAACGGGCTGCTCAAGCTCAAGTAGAACTTCTTTATAGACCCGAAGAAGTTTTAAAACAAGTAGATATAGTAATGGTAGCAGTACCCGCAGATAAAGCACTTGAAGTTAGTGAGATGCTAAAACCATTTATAAAGAAAGAATGTATCTATGTAGATGTATCAGCTTCCACTCCTATCGTGAAACAAAAAATCAACACAAATATACAAGAAAAGAATGCATTCTTTGTGGATGCTGCAATGCTAGGTCCCTTGCCGGTTTATAAGCATAAGGTTCCTATTTCAGCAAGTGGGAATGGTGTAGATCGACTGATTTCCTTAATGACTCCGTACAGTATGGACATAACTAAAGTAAGTGAAAAACCTGGTGATGCCTCTGCTGTAAAACTAATTCGCAGCATTTATATGAAAGGTGTAGTTGCTCTTTATCTAGAGTTATTAGAAGCTTCTCATGAATTTAATGTAGAACAATTAGTCTTAGATTCTATTAGTGAAACTCTAGATAGTAAGAGCTTTAGAGAAACAATGAACCGATTAGTAACGGGGACTTCTATACATGCGTTAAGAAGATCAATTGAGTTAGACGGCTCTATTCAAATGCTAGAGGCTTCTAATTTAAACTCGGTTATGTCTAAAGCAGCAAAAAGTAAGTTAGAAACATTAGCATCATTTAATTTGAAAGAGAAGTTTAAAGGGCAAAAGCCAGATCACTGGTTGGATGTTATCAAAGCGTGTAAAGAAGATGCTGCTGTAAACAATTAA
- a CDS encoding RraA family protein — translation MSNLAPVLSEDIIKRAKLLNTTLISDAMGCTGSMDYKIKPVSTGMKVVGTALTVSLRPGDNLFLHQAIYDGTEGYVLVADGKGHTANAYLGELMAAAAKAMGIEGIIIDGAVRDKETLSQSEFPIFSKGFIPNGPLKDGPGELHKPISCGGVSVIPGDLIIGDDDGVVVVPKEKIEEVLFKAEKKLEYEKTRLETIEAFERARLQGESEGNIQPSWLREQMKAYGL, via the coding sequence GTGAGTAATTTAGCACCAGTATTATCTGAAGACATTATTAAGAGAGCAAAACTTCTTAACACAACTCTTATATCCGATGCAATGGGGTGTACAGGCTCAATGGATTATAAAATTAAGCCTGTATCTACAGGAATGAAGGTAGTTGGAACCGCTCTAACTGTAAGTTTAAGACCTGGAGATAACTTATTTCTTCACCAGGCGATCTATGACGGGACAGAAGGTTATGTATTAGTTGCTGATGGAAAGGGTCATACCGCAAATGCTTACCTTGGAGAATTAATGGCAGCTGCAGCTAAAGCTATGGGAATAGAGGGCATTATTATAGACGGGGCAGTTCGTGATAAGGAGACTCTTAGCCAATCAGAGTTTCCTATTTTCTCAAAAGGATTTATTCCAAATGGCCCCCTTAAGGACGGGCCAGGTGAGTTGCATAAGCCTATTTCTTGTGGAGGAGTATCCGTCATTCCAGGAGATCTAATTATAGGTGATGACGATGGAGTTGTTGTAGTTCCAAAAGAAAAGATTGAAGAGGTTCTTTTTAAAGCTGAAAAAAAACTAGAGTATGAGAAAACACGTTTAGAAACAATCGAAGCATTTGAAAGAGCGCGTCTGCAAGGTGAATCTGAAGGTAACATTCAGCCTTCATGGTTAAGAGAACAGATGAAAGCATACGGATTATAA
- a CDS encoding MurR/RpiR family transcriptional regulator yields the protein MENPILKLKDNISQLTETQRRVADYILKNPVDVAFLTVDQLALTVKTSTTTIMRLTFSLGYSGYAEFQKGLQELLRNNAAPQIRLETNLKGLDESDLWMRCAESQFNNIQSTVEMISTESLNKALEMIVSADRIFCTSVRSGLPVAQHLSFGLNRLLGNCELIVSDLSDWVDKGITFTSRDLVIATSFPRYARRTVEFVTAAKSNDAKVISITDSYSSPLVKYSDLVLPCSSSSIAFHNSPISSLLVADYLVSAIAINYPEKTKDRLDKINSVLTKINYHYTD from the coding sequence ATGGAAAATCCAATATTAAAATTAAAAGATAATATCTCACAACTAACAGAAACTCAACGGAGAGTAGCAGACTACATCCTTAAAAATCCTGTCGATGTAGCTTTTTTAACGGTTGATCAATTGGCCTTGACAGTAAAAACTAGTACGACCACGATAATGAGATTAACTTTTAGTCTAGGTTATTCTGGATATGCAGAGTTTCAAAAAGGACTTCAGGAGCTTTTACGTAACAATGCTGCTCCTCAAATCAGATTAGAAACAAATTTGAAGGGCTTAGATGAGAGTGATTTGTGGATGCGCTGTGCAGAAAGTCAATTCAATAACATTCAATCAACAGTAGAAATGATTTCTACAGAGAGTCTAAATAAAGCGTTAGAAATGATTGTCTCTGCAGACCGAATATTTTGTACAAGCGTTAGAAGTGGTTTACCCGTGGCACAGCATCTATCTTTTGGACTTAACCGATTACTCGGAAACTGTGAGCTAATTGTCTCTGACTTAAGTGATTGGGTGGATAAAGGAATTACTTTTACTTCTAGAGATTTAGTTATTGCAACCTCTTTTCCAAGATACGCTAGAAGAACTGTTGAGTTTGTAACAGCTGCCAAAAGCAACGATGCCAAGGTCATTTCAATTACTGACAGTTATTCTTCTCCTTTAGTTAAGTACTCAGATTTAGTATTACCTTGTAGCTCTAGTAGTATTGCTTTTCATAATTCGCCCATATCATCACTACTCGTAGCCGATTACCTTGTAAGTGCAATAGCTATAAATTATCCCGAAAAGACAAAAGATCGTCTGGATAAAATCAATTCAGTCCTTACAAAAATTAATTATCATTACACTGATTAA